The genomic DNA GCGATTGTATTAGTAGTACATTGCGGTCTGACGGGCGTGGGCGTGGGCTCCGCTGGCACAGTGGGAACGGTGACTATTTGATCTGGAATGATCTTGTAGCTTTCGACGCCTCTGCATCTGACGGTCTGCTTCTTCGAACGAAGATAATCGAAATAGGCGGCGTCAGCACCGGGTTTGGAGAAATTGAGAGCAGCGACTGCTTCCTGGAGAGCATATTCATCATTTCCGTAATAGCTACCCCAACCTTGGCCCTCTGCTTTCTCAGTTAGAGCGGCTAAAGAATCTGGCAAGATCTCGCTTAGACAGTACTGCAAAGAAATCGCCGGATACACAATCATGAAAGCGAGGCACATTTCCTGTGTTGTACTAAAACCCCCcacggtcgtcgtcgtccgtttcGATGTATCGTAATCGCATTCAGTTTGAAGCGAGTCACCAGGCAGAATCGTGACGTTCTTCAGGGGAAGTATGTAATTCTGATAGTTGAAGTCATATTGATTGTTCTGAACGATGTATCCTAAATCTCGGCCATTGCGAAATTGTCTGAGCCGAATGGCAGCTCCAGCGGTGTGAGAGTGCAGAAACACGGAGAAAACCGTCACACCTCCAGAAGGAATTCCGGCTTTGGTGCACTGCGATGAGCAGTATGGTTTCACTGTAGCCTTTGGCAATCCGGGAGGTATGAATAAGGTATCGCCTGGTACAATGTGACCGACTTCAAGAATAGATCCAAGATTTTGGGGTTTCTTTGTCGTATAGTAGAATTTCATTCCGGACGAGTCGACATAATCTGACCTCATTTTCTCATTGTTGTAGTGCAATCCGATCATAACGTATTGAACGCCGTCCTTTCCACTGAACGGAatgccgacgtcgtccggAAAACGCACCTCCTCGCCACCGACTGCCCACCCTCCAATGACACTGAAGCCCCAGCACGGCATAACTTTATCGTTGAGTTCGTTGCATGGGCCATCTTCGTGGAGATAGTTCGCAGCGCTGTCGCATCGATAGACATCCATGTGATGAACGATTTCTTTGTTATCGATAACGGGACCGAATCCTATCAGGTAGCCTCCTTCTGGCACAACAGGCAATTTCATCGTTTTGCACCAGTACGTTGTATCAGCGGACGGAACTTTAATATTGTCTGTTATCACATCGAAGGTCGGAGTGCCACTCGGAAACGGTTTCACAATAAGTCCATTTAGCAAATTGACACTCTTGCTACCCATTTTCTGATGCTGCATCAGGCCATTAATAGTATCAGGGTCTTTAGGATGATACGCCCAGATGACGTTCGAAGTGCCAGGGCTAATGTCCGTGTCATTGGGCTCACAAGCACGAATTTTTCGTCTGAACTCGATCACGGTCGTCGTATCGTCTTCTGACGCCGCAAGCAGCTCGACGTTCTGCTTGGGATCGAGCGGCGGGAGAAATCTGCCCAACGAATGGCGATCCTGCAGAGTAGCTTTGCCGTCTTTTACCCAACCGGTGACGATGTCTGAATCTGGCATTTGGCCGTTGGGCGATAGGCCAAATCCGACCCATCCCGTCGTTTTTGCTTCGatgccgacgtcgatcgtgCCTAAGGCGTGGTCGATCGTCCAATGAAGCCAGAAAGTGTTGTCGCCATCCAAATTGACGCTGAAATCGTACTTTTGACTAAGAGATGCAGACGTGCTTGCTAAGGCAATGCAAGTAAAGAGTAAAAAGACAATTCTCATGGCTTTTGAAGGTTCCAAGCAGGAACGGCGACTCTGACTCGTGGGCGTGATGACGcactgtcacgtgactacgTAAAAACGCTTTTCGCAAAGGCGATCACTACGCGCCGTGCAGAAGGTTTTTGAGTTTCTGGGCAAAAGGTACGTGTTTCGAAGTTGAACCTCTGCTATTGGTGCGGTCGCTCGCGAGCCACGAATCCTTTTTTGCCTGCTTCGTTTTTCGTATAGGGGTCGCAGCGGCTGACAAAAGCCCCTGAGATGGCACCGAGCCGCAAGGAAATCGTCTGAAGCCAGTGAAGGAGAAGGGGGCCCAGTGGGGGCTTCATGCAGAGGGGACCCTCCTTCCACGGATACTGTAGGCACGCAGCATTTGCCAAGTCGCGATATAGTAAGTTATTGTCCACTTTCACGAGTTTTCCAACCTAAATCTTTCCTGATTAATCACGGTTGCCGCTTTTCAATTCCATGCCAGTATATAGTCAGATTATGATAGCAATACAGAaatcctcttcctcttcagcAGAGCGAACTCGGATCGACGTTTCCATGAGAAGGTGCAGGAAGTCATGCATCAACGTATCCGAAGCGAAGAAGCACAACAAAAGTGCTTCAATCTAGCTGGGAGAAAATTCAATCATTTTTACCAGTCAAAGTCGATGACATAGGAGAGCAGATCCGCTGGTAGTTCCATCTTGTCGATGGAGTCCACAAGCTTCGTAGAGGCCAAACTAAGAACCAACTGGGCACAAAGTTTGGCTCTATCAAACGTCTCTTTAGTCACGTTTTCCAAGAAATTATAGAGTAGGTGCATTTGCACTAGCAACGATTCATTCTTTATTTGTTTCATTGCACACATTTGAAAACATCATCAAGAGAAGCGGGCGCATGAAAATATTTAGCCAGCACATTAGTCTGTCGCCTCAAGAGCAGCACGTCACAAACATTTAGCTAAAGGCTCGTTGATGGAATGCTAAAGCAGGCTAGACGTTAACTAAGTAAGCTTTTCGACTTTTGATTAGTTTTAGTCACGTGTTCCTGCAATATATGGGGTAGGGCGCGTTTGCTCTAGCAATCAAAAGACCGGCTTTATTGCTAAGTGACCGATGGCAATGACGTAAGGGCGCcgtgtaaaaaattaaaaaaaaacgatcagCAACAAAAACAGCAAGTGAAACATTTAGCAAAGACGTTTGATTACCGTTGCTAGCAGCAAGAGCTGTAAAAACGCATATTCGACTCTTGCTGCTGCACTAGTAGGGGCAATTGTATTAGTACATTGCGGTCTGACGGGCGTGGGCTCGGCTGGCACAGTGGGAACGGTGACTATTTGATCTGGAATGATCTTGTAGCCTTCGACGCCTCTGCATCTGACGTTCTGCTTCTTCGAACGAAGATAATCGAAATAGGCGGCGTCAGCACCGGGTTTGGAGAAATTGAGAGCAGCAACTGCTTCCTGGAGAGCATATTCATCATCTCCGTAATACGTACCCCAACCTTGGCTCTCTGCTTTCTCAGTTAGAGCGGATAAATAATCTGGCAAGATCTCGCTTAGACAGTACTGCAAAGAAATTGCCGGATAC from Oscarella lobularis chromosome 11, ooOscLobu1.1, whole genome shotgun sequence includes the following:
- the LOC136192885 gene encoding DBH-like monooxygenase protein 1, encoding MRIVFLLFTCIALASTSASLSQKYDFSVNLDGDNTFWLHWTIDHALGTIDVGIEAKTTGWVGFGLSPNGQMPDSDIVTGWVKDGKATLQDRHSLGRFLPPLDPKQNVELLAASEDDTTTVIEFRRKIRACEPNDTDISPGTSNVIWAYHPKDPDTINGLMQHQKMGSKSVNLLNGLIVKPFPSGTPTFDVITDNIKVPSADTTYWCKTMKLPVVPEGGYLIGFGPVIDNKEIVHHMDVYRCDSAANYLHEDGPCNELNDKVMPCWGFSVIGGWAVGGEEVRFPDDVGIPFSGKDGVQYVMIGLHYNNEKMRSDYVDSSGMKFYYTTKKPQNLGSILEVGHIVPGDTLFIPPGLPKATVKPYCSSQCTKAGIPSGGVTVFSVFLHSHTAGAAIRLRQFRNGRDLGYIVQNNQYDFNYQNYILPLKNVTILPGDSLQTECDYDTSKRTTTTVGGFSTTQEMCLAFMIVYPAISLQYCLSEILPDSLAALTEKAEGQGWGSYYGNDEYALQEAVAALNFSKPGADAAYFDYLRSKKQTVRCRGVESYKIIPDQIVTVPTVPAEPTPTPVRPQCTTNTIAPTSAAGRVEYAFLLLLLLATVIKRLC